In Streptomyces sp. NBC_01381, the sequence GAGACGATCACGGAGATCAGTGGCACCAGGAGCAGAATCGGACTGCGGTAGGTGACCAGCAGGATCACGATGACGACGGAGCCCGCCGCGAGCAGCAGCGTCGAGTCGATGCCCTCGAACGCCTCGGAGAAGTCCGCCGACGTACCGCCGGGCCCGGTGATGTGCACCGCGAGCCCGTCCGAACCCTCGCCCACGTCCTCGCGGATGGAGTCGACGGCGGGCCCGATCCGCTCCCAGCCCTTCTCGTCCATCGTGATGGGTACGAAGATCTGGGCCGCCTCGGCGCTGTTCGGGTCCTTGGTGTCGAAGACGGGGCCGCGGGTCTCCGCGCCGCGGATGCCGTGGTCGCTCAGCTGCTTGAGCTCGCTGACGTCCTTGGTGATCTGCGCGCGGTCCTGCGCGGTCAGGCCGCCCTCACGGGCGTACACGACGACCGCGGGAATCTGCTCCGGCCTGAAGTCCTCGGAGATTTCCAGGACTTGGGTGGACTCGGCGGAGCCGGGCAGCCAGGAAGAGGCCTGGTTGTCCTGGGCGTCCGTGAGCTTCTGGGCGAGGGGTGCCGCGACGACGATCACCACCAGCCAGAACAGCACCACAAGCCACTTGGTGCGCTTCCCGCACACCAGCCAGGCCACACCGCGGCCCGCCTGGCGCTGTCCTTCCGGCTGTACTCCTGGCTGCTTGTCCGTCCGCTCGTCCGGCATGGCTACCCCCGCTGCCCCACGTCGTGCCGGTGGACCGAACAGCATGGCACGCGGTCCATGGTCAAGAGGGCCTCTCCGCTCACGCTACGGACGGCGGTGAGCAACGGGCGCCGGGCATGGCAGGCTTGGGGCATGGCCGTGCAGATCAACCCCAGCATCCTGTCCGCGGATTTCGCCCGTCTTGCCGAGGAGGCAAAGGCGGTCGAAGGTGCCGACTGGCTCCATGTCGACGTCATGGACAACCACTTCGTCCCTAACCTCACCCTTGGGGTGCCGGTCGTAGAGTCCTTGGCCCGTGCGACGGATACGCCGCTGGACTGCCATCTGATGATCGAGGACCCCGATCGCTGGGCTCCCCAGTACGTCGAAGCGGGCGCCGGATCCGTCACCTTTCACGCGGAGGCGGCTGCCGCGCCCGTCCGCCTGGCCCGTGAGATCCGCGCCAAGGGGGCCCGCGCCTCCATGGCGCTGAAGCCCGCGACGCCCATCGAGCCGTACGAGGACTTGCTCCCCGAGCTCGACATGCTGCTCATCATGACGGTCGAGCCCGGATTCGGCGGTCAGGCGTTCCTCGACATCATGCTGCCGAAGATTCGCCGGACCCGCGAGTTGATCAGCAAGCACGGCCTCGAACTCTGGCTCCAGGTGGACGGCGGCGTCTCGGCGGCGACCATCGAGCGCTGCGCCGACGCGGGAGCCGACGTCTTCGTCGCCGGTTCCGCCGTCTACGGCGCGAAGGACCCGGCAGCGGCGGTACGTGCATTGCGCAGCCAAGCGGCCGACTCGACCGCGGCGGCCGCATGGGCATGCGGCCACTGAGCCACGGGAACGTGAACGCAGTCCTTCAGGGCTGATCAAGCACGCCGGATCTGCAAGGATGAACGGCGAACCCAGGTTGCGCTGCGGCAACGCGCTCGAAACCGCAGCAACACGCGTGAAGCCGCAGAAATGCGTGTGAATGTGTGAACGACAATTGAGTGAATGACAGTGAGGAGATCGTCGTGTCGACGGGCGGCCGGTCAGCCATGCGGATGGGACCCGCGGAGCTGGTGCAGGCGGCGGCCATGGCCCGCCGCTTCTATCTCGAGGGCAAGTCCAAGATCCAGATCGCGGAGGAGTTCGGCGTCAGCCGCTTCAAGGTGGCCCGGGTCCTGGAGACCGCGCTCGAGCGTGATCTCGTACGGATCGAGATCCGTGTGCCCGCGGAGCTGGACGCCGAGCGCTCGGACGCGCTGCGCGCCCGCTACGGCCTGCGGCACGCGGTCGTCGTGGAGTCGCCGGCTCCCACCGAGGAGATCGACGATTCCCCCGACCCCGAGAACCTCGGCGAGGTCGCGGCCGATCTGCTCGGCGAGCTGGTCACCGAGGGCGATGTGCTCGGCCTCGCGTGGGGCCGCTCGACCATCCACATGGCGGCCGCGCTCGATCAGCTGCCGCCGTGCACGGTCGTGCAGTTGACGGGTGTGTACGACGCCGGGACCGCCGAGCGCGGTTCGGTCGAGGCCGTGCGGCGGGCCGCGCAGGTCTCCGGCGGCGAGGCCCACCCGATCTATGCGCCGATGCTGCTTCCCGACCCGGCCACGGCCGCCGCGCTGCGGAACCAGACGGGGATCGCGCGGGCCTTTGAGTACTTCGACAAGGTCACCGTCGCCGCCGTCTCCATCGGCTCCTGGGAGCCCGGTATCTCGACGGTGCACGACATGCTGTCCGACGAGGAGCGTGCCCATTACGCCTCGCTGGGTGTGGCCGCGGAGATGTCCGCGCACCTTTTCGACGCCGAGGGGCGTCGGGTGGGGCGGGACCTGGGGGAGCGGTGCATCACTGTCGA encodes:
- the rpe gene encoding ribulose-phosphate 3-epimerase, encoding MAVQINPSILSADFARLAEEAKAVEGADWLHVDVMDNHFVPNLTLGVPVVESLARATDTPLDCHLMIEDPDRWAPQYVEAGAGSVTFHAEAAAAPVRLAREIRAKGARASMALKPATPIEPYEDLLPELDMLLIMTVEPGFGGQAFLDIMLPKIRRTRELISKHGLELWLQVDGGVSAATIERCADAGADVFVAGSAVYGAKDPAAAVRALRSQAADSTAAAAWACGH
- a CDS encoding sugar-binding transcriptional regulator, whose translation is MNDSEEIVVSTGGRSAMRMGPAELVQAAAMARRFYLEGKSKIQIAEEFGVSRFKVARVLETALERDLVRIEIRVPAELDAERSDALRARYGLRHAVVVESPAPTEEIDDSPDPENLGEVAADLLGELVTEGDVLGLAWGRSTIHMAAALDQLPPCTVVQLTGVYDAGTAERGSVEAVRRAAQVSGGEAHPIYAPMLLPDPATAAALRNQTGIARAFEYFDKVTVAAVSIGSWEPGISTVHDMLSDEERAHYASLGVAAEMSAHLFDAEGRRVGRDLGERCITVEADRLRRIPEVVAIAGGQRKAAAIDAVLRSGLVTSLVTDTAAADQLLVMGPTPHPALDRADPDGS